The DNA window aaaaaattcaagagaGGCCACGCCAAAGCCCTTGATTGACTGCCCCTGGGCTCGCCTAGAGCGAGAAGGAATACCTGTATTGTTAGGAGTTCATCAGTTTGCACTGTTTATGAGAACTATGTCCTCATGTTATGTTTCTCGACAAAAAGCATGTGTTTCCTATACACCAAAGGtgggatatatatatatcacattccATTTTTATATGTTTGAAACAAATATATTTCATAGATTTGAATATGAATGTGTTGTGTAAAACTATTAATATCTAGATAACATGTTTTTTcgcatttttaaaattaatttcacaataatttatctaaaaattttaaaagtacttCATTTTTTATTAAGTAAAGCAGGAGGTTGGGTTGAGTGAAAGGTGTCAAAGAAATATTGAAAATGGATTGGTTGCATATGGTTAAGATATTAATTGCAggtattttatttgattttttttataattttgatttgatttttaaattcacGGGTTtctagttaaattaatttttcttatcTACAAATAAAcattatagatttaaaataataaaaataactaaaatgttatataattattttttgaatttaaaaatcgataaaataaattatttttaaccgATCAAGTTCAATtcgaatgaattttattttcgtAAAATAAAGCATatatcaattttgattttttttaaaattactccTAGCAAACGGGACATAGCTAACCTTTGTGAAGTGCGATGGCCAATGAAAGAGAGCAGTCCAATCGGCAAAAAGACCGGGACCAACTCTGGAAGTGAAACTGAATTTCGttactattttttttccatttaaaaaaaaaatccttaattCTCATATAACTCATCGTAGTAGTAGTATTTAAGAACAAAACAATATCTCCATcgacaaaaagaacaaaaaaaaaaaaaagaacgacCGTTTCACCAGACCCGACCTTTTCGCCTGTGCTTTAAACTATCTTTATGGAAAGTTGCTTTTATTATTCAAACTTCATTTACAGATATTAATTGCAGTTTTAAACCACTTTTTCCTTAAAAACAACAAGTGTTTGATTTCagtttcattgttttttttttaatgtaactATAAAACCCAACATAAATCCAAACCCAGAACTTTGTTTTTACTTTTGGTTTGGTCGTTGCGTTTTTGATCTGattggaagaaaagaaaagaaaagaaaaagtgagaatGGATAGGTACCAGAGAGTGGAGAAGCCAAAAGCAGAGATTCCAATAATCGAAAACGAAATCAGGATAACCACACAAGGCAGAATAAGGAATTATATTACTTATGCTACTACTCTACTCTTAGTAAgctctcattttctttcttcatttCATGGTTTTTACTTTGTGTGTGAATCTTattgatgaaattacattttgtGTAGGAGAAAGGGTCCAATGAAATAGTTCTTAAAGCAATGGGAAGAGCTATTAATAAGACTGTGATGATTGCAGAGCTAATCAAGGTATAAACATCGAAAGATTATATCTTTCAGATCGCTATTCTCCAACTCAATACAGGTCTAAACTAGTAGATTTCTCCATACATTTTAATGTTAAAaagctttttctttttgcagAGGAGAGTTGCTGATCTTCATCAAATTACTTCAATTGGTTCGACTGATATTACAGATATGTGGGAACCTCTAGAAGAAGGCTTGCTTCCGTATGAAAACGACTACACTCTTTTATATGCTAATTAACTTCTTTTAATCTATATTATTCGGATTTGAGTGTGAGTTGTTCATGACTTTTTATTCATGTGTCCAAGGTTTTAATTATGTgctcttttttattattagagATCATAAATCATGATGTTTTGTTTgctgtctttttattattacAGTCTAGAGATTACCCGTCATGTATCGATGATCACTGTTACGTTATCGAAGAAGGAGCTGGATATGTCTTCCACCGGGTAAATAAAACTACGTGTTTTATTGAAAAATAGTGAATATGTTGGAGGATTCTTAGGTAACATTAGAATACTCATAAAATGCAGATATCAACCTCCTCTTCAGGCTGATCAAGTGAAACCCTTAAATGAATACGAAGATGATGGAGGTAAACAATCTTGTTAAACCAACACTCATCACaataagaaaaagggagaatttgttttagttttatcTAACTACTTTCATGTTGTTTAGCTCCTGAGCCTCCACCAAAGACACGAGGAAGAGGACGAGGTGGTCGAGGAAGGATTAGGGCTAAAGGTGACACACAACGTTTTCAAATTTAATATCTCAAAGCTATAAATATATAATCtgactttcttttttatttttaaaaaaatatttctattcGACATTCGTATTCAATATATtggttttttaatataaatacgaGAATATATATGAACTCTAAAGTCTAAATACATGAAAAACCTGTGATATATACCTGACCTTCAAGTGATGTGCAATGTGGTGTGTTATAGGGGAATATAATGGTGATGGTTTAGGAGGCAAAGGTCGAGGACGTGGAAGAGGGCGTTCTTTCCGGGGTCGAGGACGAGGCGGTGCCTATGGTGGTGGAGGATACTATGGCGTCTATGCTGAATCAGATGCAACCCTTACCCAAGTTCGTGGTAAGTTTGTGCTTTCCAACCCTTCTTTCAACTCCTTTTTTTTTCCAActgttatataatattatattagaaTTAAGCCAACATTTGTGTACTAATAATTTCAAACTTTCCCAGGGCGTGGCCGAGAGAGGGGAAGAGGTGGCCGTGGCCGTGGTGGAGGCGGTCGTGGTCGTTATTCGAAGACGGAACCTGGGCTAAACCAAGCAAAAGCCGCTTGACATCTTGTTGTTGGTATATGGTATTTGAAGTTGATATATGTGGATGCCTGCTCTGCTTGTATCTCCATCAACCATGAAGTCCACAATATTTATGCCATATTACTAGCTTTGCTTGCAAGTTTTCTTTTTGGTCATTTCAACTAGATAAAGTctctttttacttttaatttacaTATACCTAGAACATTTGTACATTTTTTTTcgaccttttttttgtttttttaaaatagaaataatagaGCAGCACTTTTTTCCCCCTTAATTGCATTTCCATGCTATTTGCTAATCagtttgaataattttttaaaaaaaatttggtttgttAAATCTGAATTTTCTCTAGATTTTTCAGGATGAAACTTTCGAGAATTTCaattaaaaactaatttacttttaaaaaataaaacttaggTTAAGATTTGTTCACGCAAGTGATGATAATGTTACCATGATCTAGCAGTGAATATCAAAAGTAcctctaattaaaaaaaaaaaatcaaaacttttgtTTGCATGCAAAATGCTCACGTCCTCAACTCTTACAACTCCATTAAGTAGTTCTCAATTGAAATACAAGCATTTTAACCCTTTTTTACTAAGGCATATATATTCATTAAAGAAATGCAGATTACAAAAAAACAACACCTAAACCTagtaaaaataacattttaaatttcatttgattCTGATAAACTTTCGAAGACAAACTCTCCATCTTTCCATGGTTTTATCCCTATCTATGCTCAAAAAGAAATTTCAAACTTGGAAACCTACAAGGAAGATGTATATATGCATACATACATCATACATATATCTGTCTTGAGAATTTTCATAAGCTCAACAATGTATACGtacatgtatatgtgtatatttcAGCAAAAGATAATGTATATATACGTTTGTTTGTTGATCCATGGCAAGTAGATATAAAGAGAGTTCATGAAGATGAAACAGGTGTTCTCGTATGGGGATTCCATGGTGAATTGCAAaacatctctctctctctctctctctatatatatatatatatgttactcGGAATCTCAAGACTGTATTAGTTATGTACTGAACTCCTGCTGGTTTTGCTGCTGCAATATATATCACTTAACCTATAATGCGTTCTCATCagttaatatatatgtatgtatgtatgtatatccAACAGCATTAGATTCTTCATTTTCATGTAACAATACTAGCAGGAAAGATATTAAAGCACATCTCTCCCACTCTTAATTATGACCTCAATCTTTAATGGTATATCAAATCATGtagtaatgaaaaaaaaatccttCAAAATCACGagatttcattttcaaaatcctcACATGCGATATTATTAAAGGAATGAAATTACCAACAAATTGATGTTGTAGTACTAGAAAAATAATCCCACATAAAATGAGATAATCCAAATGCATGGCAACAACTGAAAGGAAAATTAGGCAGCCATTGCCAAACTGTATTCAACTTTTTTCAGCTTATATTCATCTAAACTTAACCTTTACTCAACAAAATATAGACATTTTTCCCCAATTACCCAATAATAAGGACCGAATTAAGCTAACTGGGTTTAACTAAAACCTGAAAGTAAAACGCAAAAGAAATTATTCAAAGTCAGTTAATTAAACTTGATGATCATGATTTATGACCCAAAACCCAGAATAAATCAATGATCAATACCATAAATTATTTCCATAGCTAACCTTAATAGGCTTCGCTTCCTTGTAAATTCTGTCAAGTGACTTGTACTTTTGCTTCTTATGAACTGGTCTCAAAATCTCATCTTCTTTCCCAAAAATCTCTTCAATCTTTGCGCAAGTTATGTCTTCACACGATCTTTTGCCTTGGATCATCTTCGTCTTAGTGGTGGTGGTGGTGCAGCTGCTGCTGTTGTTGTTGTCTTCATCGCTCAGTTGAATCAGCTGTTCAGCCGCTGCTGCCATGTCGGAATCTAACTTCGACGACGACTTTTGTGACTTGACCAAACAAGACTTTGATTCCGACATTGAGAAAATCAACCCAAAGAGTCCaaaattatcttattttttaaaattttccctctGATTTTTGTTTTTCTGTGTTTGGCCAAGAATTCTCTTCTTGTTTT is part of the Gossypium hirsutum isolate 1008001.06 chromosome D11, Gossypium_hirsutum_v2.1, whole genome shotgun sequence genome and encodes:
- the LOC107911281 gene encoding H/ACA ribonucleoprotein complex subunit GAR1; amino-acid sequence: MDRYQRVEKPKAEIPIIENEIRITTQGRIRNYITYATTLLLEKGSNEIVLKAMGRAINKTVMIAELIKRRVADLHQITSIGSTDITDMWEPLEEGLLPLEITRHVSMITVTLSKKELDMSSTGYQPPLQADQVKPLNEYEDDGAPEPPPKTRGRGRGGRGRIRAKGEYNGDGLGGKGRGRGRGRSFRGRGRGGAYGGGGYYGVYAESDATLTQVRGRGRERGRGGRGRGGGGRGRYSKTEPGLNQAKAA
- the LOC121223664 gene encoding uncharacterized protein yields the protein MSESKSCLVKSQKSSSKLDSDMAAAAEQLIQLSDEDNNNSSSCTTTTTKTKMIQGKRSCEDITCAKIEEIFGKEDEILRPVHKKQKYKSLDRIYKEAKPIKVLVKPS